GAACTTGTAGCTGAAATTGATACACTTCTTGGTGGACGTGCGGCTGAGGAAGTTTTTATAGGTGAGATTACAACAGGTGCAGCAAACGATCTTGAACGTGCTACTGATATAGTTAAAGCTATGATAAGCATGTATGGAATGAGTGAAGTAGCTGGACTTATGGTCTTAGAAAAACAGCGCAATATGTTTTTAGGTGGCGGTATGCAACCAGTAAAAGAGTATAGTGAGAAGTTAGCAGAAGAGATTGATGAGTTTATTAAGCATTTTCTCAATGATCGCTATGAGCATGTGAAAAATCGTCTCAAAGAGTATGCACCAGCAATTGAGCAGATGGTAAAAGTCCTCTTTGAAAAAGAGGTGATAGAGGGAAAAGAGGTAAGAGAGATTATTAAAGAGTTTGAGGAAAAAGAGGGCAAAGAGTCGCTTCTTGTAGATGAGAATGGTGATGATATTGAAAAAGCAAAAAAAGAGGCACAAAAACATAAAGAAGAGCAGAATCAAGAAGAGCATAAGAGTGAAGGGGCTTAGTGGAGAAACATTCTTTTGATATTCGCTATCTATTTCCAAATTTTTTTACTGCACTAAGTGCATTTTTAGGAGTGATAAGCATTATCGCTTCTATACATAATGAGTATGAAAAAGCAGCATGGCTGATATTCATCTCACTCATTTTAGATGGAATAGATGGAAGAGTTGCAAGAATGACAAATGCTACAAGTAAATTTGGTGTAGAGTTTGATTCATTAGCCGATCTTGTAGCATTTGGAGTGGCCCCTGCCATACTTCTTTATCAAGCCATTGGGAGCCACTTTGGAAAATTTGGATCATTGGTAGCTGCACTTTTTGTTGTGTTTGGAGCTATCAGGCTTGCGAGATTTAATGTCATGGCTCCAAGCAGTGAACCATCAGTTTTTATAGGTGTCCCTATTCCTACTGCAGCTGTCTTTGTCGCCGGTTGGGTGATGCTTTACCAAAAATATGGATTAGCACATTTCTCTTTTGCAATTTTAGTTGGAGCACTCTGTGTTGCGCTTTTGATGGTGAGCAATATTCGTTATCCAAGCTTTAAAAAAATAGATTTTAAAAAGCATCAGGTTGTAAAAATTTTGGTCATAATGGTTATTGTTCTTGCAGTTCTCTATCTCTATCCTGCTGAATTTGTTACAATAATGATTACTCTCTTTATTTGTGCAGGAGTTGTGAGAACGGTCTATTTTCTCTTCAAAAGAAAAATACGCTATAATAATGGAAAAATTTTATCAAAGGAAAAAGATGAGTGATATAGGTGTCATCAAGGCACAAAAATATTTGCCAAAAATAGAAATCAAAAATCTTCTCCTACGCTTCTAATCTCCTATCATACTATTTATAATACAATAATTAAATTACAATTATGATAAAGGATCTACTATGAAAGAGCAAGTAAAAATTTTTGATACAACTTTGCGTGATGGAGAGCAGAGTCCTGGTGCTTCAATGAATACTGAAGAGAAGATACAGATAGCAAAGCAGCTTGAAAAGTTGGGAGTAGATATTATTGAGGCTGGTTTTGCAGCTGCAAGTCCAGGGGATTTTGAAGCAATTAGAAAGATTAGCGAAGTGGTGAACAAAAGCACTGTATGCTCACTTGCGCGTGCCCTTGAAAAGGATATCAAAGCAGCGGGTGAAGCGATTGCTCCAGCTAAATTCAAGCGCATTCATACATTTATTGCTACGAGCCCGATTCACATGAAATACAAACTCCGCATGGAGCCAGAAGAGGTTATTAAAAGGGCAATTGAAGCGGTAAAGTATGCAAAAACTTTCGTAAATGATGTAGAGTTTAGCTGTGAAGATGCTGGACGAAGTGAGATGGCTTTTTTAAAAGAGATAATTGCTGCAGTCATTGAAGCCGGTGCAAAGACTATCAATATTCCTGATACTGTAGGATACCGTTTTCCTCATGAAATGGGTGAGATGATAAAAGAGCTCAAAGATTTTATAGGAGAGAGGGCAATTATATCGGTGCACTGCCATAACGATCTTGGCTTGGCAGTGGCCAACTCTCTTTATAGTGTTTTAAATGGTGCAAGACAGGTTGAGTGTACCATCAATGGACTTGGAGAGAGAGCAGGTAATGCTGCTTTGGAAGAGATTGTGATGGCTATAAAGACAAGAAAAGATATCTTTGATGGCATTGATACAAACATCAATACAAAAGAGATCTATCCTACAAGCCGCCTTGTAGCAGCAATTACTGGTATTGAGCCGCAACCTAACAAAGCGATTGTAGGTAAAAATGCTTTTGCCCATGAGAGTGGTATTCATCAAGATGGAGTTTTAAAACATCAAGAGACTTATGAGATAATGCGTGCAGAAGATATTGGCCTTGATCGCAATGCAATTGTACTTGGCAAACACTCTGGACGACACGCCTTCAAAAAGCGTATAGAGGATCTTGGGTTTACTTTAAGTGAAGAGGAGATCAATAAAGCCTTTGAACGCTTCAAAGTACTTGCAGATAAGAAAAAAGAGATAACTGATGATGATATTCGCATGCTTATTACCAATGAGATTGCTAGTGCGCCAGAAGTCTATAAGCTCAAAAAACTCCAAATAAGTGATTGTAGTGAAGGGGTTCCAAGTGCGGCTGTGACAATTGAGTTTGATGGCAAAGAGATAACTGATGCAGGAATTGGTGATGGAACAATCGATGCGATTTTTAAAACAATAGATCGTATAAGTGGTTATAAAGGTACGCTCAACGATTATCAAGTAGCAGCGGTAAGTAAAGGAAAAGATGCATTAGCAAAAGTAGTGGTTAAAGTTGTATTTGATGAGAAGAAACCAGCAGTTATAGGGCATGGTTTAAGTATCGATACGATGATAGCAAGCGCTAAAGCTTATGTAAGCGCGCTCAATAGCTATATATCTATGAAAGATATGCTAAAAGTCAAAAAAATGTCAGAAAATGATATATAAAAAAGAGGAGTAGTTACTGCTCCTCTTTCTCTTCTTGATATTCTTGTACATCTTGTTTTTCTTGTTCAGGTAGCGAAGGCTCCTCTTGAGAAGTAACTTCTTCATGATTTATAAACTTTTCTTCTATAATCCAGTGAAAATAGAGGTCCATAACAAAAAATGGTGTAAAAATACTAATAATTGGTATAAAATTTAAAAGGGCAGAGACCAAAGATGCCAAGAGAAAATATCCTTTATGCTCGCGAAAACTTTGCATCTCTTCATTCGTACATAATAGTGAACAAACCCCTAAAAATGCAGACTCTTTATAGAGCCAAGCCCAGATGAACCACACGGCCAAAAAGTTTGCGATAGGAATAAAAAGGATAGGCAAAATCAACAGAGATGCTATAAAAAACCACACTATATCCCAATAGAGTCTTCCGTATGTTCTTACATTAGAAATATCCGTTTTTGTAAGCTCAGTGTCACCTAAATGTTTTTCCATTAAAGCTCTAATAAAAGCTTCACGAAAAGTAAAGATAACGAGATACTCACTAATGAGAAAACAGTTGTAAAAAAGATAGGCTGCAAGGAGCCATGCAAGTCCTTGTGAGACGGTGTCAAATGGTAAAAGTGTCAAAAAACGGCGAATTTCATAGTCAATAAAATCCCACCGATACATAATTGCTGCTGCCCAAAAAACTGAAAAGAAAAAGATGAGTGTGAAATTGATTGCTTCAAAACGTTTCTCTTTTTTACCACCAAGCAAAAATCCACTAAAAAGTCCGATAAAGAGCGCATAACTTACCAAAACTGCTACAAACCAGATAAAAAATGTAATGATAAAAGCACCATTTGCTCTTATAATTGAAAATGGGACCCATGAAATGATGTGTGCGGTAAAACTTGTTACTGGATCCCAAAAGAGCCAACCAAGGCCTAACCATACAAAAAGTAAAGGGATACCGGTAATGAGGGCCAACTTAATAGTATCGAGACTTAACATATCATTGATAGATTGGATAATGAAACTATTGATTTTCATAATGGCTCCTATATATAAGGGTGTAAAACTTCAGGGATCTCAATCGTTCCTTCTTTCGTTTGGTAATTTTCCATAATAGCGATA
The Nitratiruptor tergarcus DSM 16512 genome window above contains:
- the pssA gene encoding CDP-diacylglycerol--serine O-phosphatidyltransferase, with amino-acid sequence MEKHSFDIRYLFPNFFTALSAFLGVISIIASIHNEYEKAAWLIFISLILDGIDGRVARMTNATSKFGVEFDSLADLVAFGVAPAILLYQAIGSHFGKFGSLVAALFVVFGAIRLARFNVMAPSSEPSVFIGVPIPTAAVFVAGWVMLYQKYGLAHFSFAILVGALCVALLMVSNIRYPSFKKIDFKKHQVVKILVIMVIVLAVLYLYPAEFVTIMITLFICAGVVRTVYFLFKRKIRYNNGKILSKEKDE
- a CDS encoding 2-isopropylmalate synthase, which produces MKEQVKIFDTTLRDGEQSPGASMNTEEKIQIAKQLEKLGVDIIEAGFAAASPGDFEAIRKISEVVNKSTVCSLARALEKDIKAAGEAIAPAKFKRIHTFIATSPIHMKYKLRMEPEEVIKRAIEAVKYAKTFVNDVEFSCEDAGRSEMAFLKEIIAAVIEAGAKTINIPDTVGYRFPHEMGEMIKELKDFIGERAIISVHCHNDLGLAVANSLYSVLNGARQVECTINGLGERAGNAALEEIVMAIKTRKDIFDGIDTNINTKEIYPTSRLVAAITGIEPQPNKAIVGKNAFAHESGIHQDGVLKHQETYEIMRAEDIGLDRNAIVLGKHSGRHAFKKRIEDLGFTLSEEEINKAFERFKVLADKKKEITDDDIRMLITNEIASAPEVYKLKKLQISDCSEGVPSAAVTIEFDGKEITDAGIGDGTIDAIFKTIDRISGYKGTLNDYQVAAVSKGKDALAKVVVKVVFDEKKPAVIGHGLSIDTMIASAKAYVSALNSYISMKDMLKVKKMSENDI
- a CDS encoding EI24 domain-containing protein — its product is MKINSFIIQSINDMLSLDTIKLALITGIPLLFVWLGLGWLFWDPVTSFTAHIISWVPFSIIRANGAFIITFFIWFVAVLVSYALFIGLFSGFLLGGKKEKRFEAINFTLIFFFSVFWAAAIMYRWDFIDYEIRRFLTLLPFDTVSQGLAWLLAAYLFYNCFLISEYLVIFTFREAFIRALMEKHLGDTELTKTDISNVRTYGRLYWDIVWFFIASLLILPILFIPIANFLAVWFIWAWLYKESAFLGVCSLLCTNEEMQSFREHKGYFLLASLVSALLNFIPIISIFTPFFVMDLYFHWIIEEKFINHEEVTSQEEPSLPEQEKQDVQEYQEEKEEQ